CATGCCGCGCGTGTTGAGCAGCTGCTTGAGCGTCTGCCCGAAGTACATGGGCGGGTTGTCGATCTTCTTCCAGACGCTCACCGCGCCGCCGCGCTCGGGCGGCACCTGCCCGCGCACGACAATCTTCTGCTGCGGGCCCACCGGGTCCGACGTCACCGACACCCGCCGCGCCCGCCGCGCTCCCGTGGAGAGCTGGTTGTCGACGATGAAGTAGTCGCTGGGCGGCTCCATCTCCACCACGCCCTTGGCGCCCGCGCTCGCGCCGGGCCGCAGGTAGATGGCCGCCGCGTTCCAGTTGAGGCTCAGCGCGCCCGTGGGCGCCATGTACGCCCGGTCCGAGTCCTCCTGGTCATACCCGGGCGGCGTGCGCTCGGCGTCGAACCACGAGTCGTCCACGACGATTTCGCCCACCTCGCGCACGCCCGCGTGCCACAGCTCCGACACCATGCCCCACAGCCGCTCGGTGGTGACGGACGGGTCGCCCTTGCCGCGCACGTAGAGCGTCTTCACCTTGCCGTCCGCGCCCAGTTCCGGGTCCACGAGGAACTCCGTCTCGTAGCGGAACTCCGGCCCGAGCGTCGCCAGCGCCGCCGCGGACGTCACCAGCTTCACGTTGGACGCGGGGTTGAGCAGCTCGTCCGCGTTGTGGGTGAACACCACCGCGCCGTCATCCAGGCTCTGCATGTGCACGCCCACCCGGCTCACCTTGAGCGGGGCGCGCTGCAACACCTCGAGCAGGGCCGCGCGCAGCGCCTCGCGGTCCGCGCGCTTCTCGGCGGAGGGCGGCGCCGCCAGGGCACCAGGGGGAAGCAGCAGGGAAACGATGGCCGTCGCGGCCAAGAGGTGTCTGGCTCGAAGAACCTGCACGCACGCTCCGGGGAAGTCGGCGGCCATTATGGTGAATCGCGTGAAACCACGGCAAGAGAGAGGGGGTGCGGGAGTCCACGGTTGGGCGCTCGCTCTCCCGCCAAGAACAAATTGGCCGCCCTGGCATGTGGACTTCTTTTCATAATCCAAGGGCGCAAGATGCCACGCGCCCCTGACAGTCGGCGGCGGACAATCGCCCCTGGGAGGAAAGTTCGATGCGTGCGGTGGTGCAGCGGGTGCTGGAAGCGTCGGTGACGGTGGACGGACAGAAGGTGAGTGACATCGGCCCGGGGCTGCTCGTGCTGCTGGGCGTGGGCAAGGGCGACACCGAGGCGGACGTGGCGTGGATGGTGGAGAAGCTCGCCACGCTGCGCATCTTCGAGGACACGGCCGGCAAGATGAACCTGTCGCTGGAGGACACCTCGCGGCAGCTCATCGTCGTCAGCCAGTTCACGCTCTACGGCGACGCGCGCAAGGGCCGGCGCCCCAGCTTCATCGACGCCATGGAGCCCACCGTGGCCAAGGCCCTGTACGAGAAGGCCTGCGAGGGGCTGCGCCTGCGCGGCCTGTCCGTGGGCACCGGCATCTTCGCCGCGGACATGAAGGTGGCGCTCGTCAATGACGGGCCCGTCACGCTCCTGTTGGAGAGCCCCGGGACCACCGCCGCCGCGCCCAAGCCCTAGATGCGAGAGGTGGTGCCCTTGGTGACGAGCGCGGCGAGGCCCTGCTTCGCCAGCGCCGCCTGACGGATGTGGCCGGTGAGCGCGCCCAGCTCTCGAATCCAGTTCGCCGCGCGCGGCCCCAGCCCGGAGAAGGCCACCGTCAGCGGCGGCGGCTGAGCTTGCTTGCCCAGCCAGTAGGCGAGCACCTCGTCACGCTCCGGCAACGACGGCAGCTTCATGCGCTCCTGCTCGCGCGTCAGCAGCCGCTCCAGCTTGCGCGGCAGGTTCACCTGCCAGTGCGCCACCGCGCGCGCCGGGCGCCAGGCCCAGTCCGCGAAGGCGAAGCGCTCATGGGGGAAGTACTCCCCCCGGCCCTGGGTGACGAAGACGCGGTCCGGGGGGAACTCCGGGAAGGGGTCCCACTGCCCCGCCAGCAGCGAGGCCAGCCCCACGTCCGCCAGCGGACGCAGGCGGAAGCCGTCGCGCACCTCTCGGGACGTCCGGTTGTCCCAGTAGGGGTAGTGGCCCTCCTCCAGCATCAGCGACAGGTGCAGCGCCTCGTCCCAGGCGTCCGCGTACCCCGAGTGGCGGGCGTCCACCTCCCAGCCCATGGGGCCCGTCTTCCAGGGCTGGAACGCGAGCCGGTCCACCAGGTCCGCCCAGGGGTCCGCGTCCACCGAGCCCAGGCCACCGGGCACCGACGTCGCCAGCATGCGCTCGCACAGCATGCGCGACTGGCCGTCCCCCAGCTGCTCCATCAGTGACTCCAGGGCCCCGCTGGCGTCGCCCATGGCGCGAGTGAGGAACGGGAGCACCTGCTCATGGAAGAACGCGTCGTTGATGGGCCGCAGCACCACGTCCATGGTGTCCCCCCGGGCCCGGCGCTCAGGGCCGGGCGTCTTCCTGGATGATGAGCGCGTGGATGTCCGCGGCCGTGGGCGCCTCGAGGATGGCGGCCCGGAAGCGGGGGTTCTTGAAGAGCCGGGAGATGCGGGCCAGGGCCTTCAGGTGCACGCCGGCGCTGTTCTCCGGGGCCACCAGGGCGAAGAACAGGTGGGTGGGCTTGCCGTCGATGGCCTCGAAGTCCACGCCCGCGCGGGACACACCGAAGGCCGCCTGCAGCTGCGTCATGCCCGGCAGCTTGCCGTGGGGGATGGCCACCCCCTCGCCGATGCCGGTGCTGCCCAGCTTCTCGCGCTCTCGCAGCACCTCCACCAGCCGCTCCTCCAGGAGCGGGGGGTGGGCCTGGGCCAACGTGGCGCTCAGCTCGCGCAACACCTCCTGCTTCGTCCGCGACTGCATGTCCGCGATGACGGCTTGGGGGCTGAGGAACTCGGCGATTCTCACTGACGCTCCCGCGCTGGCGCTCCTGAGATGGCGGCAATTACTCCTCACCCTCGATTCGCGCAAGGGTCGCCTGTCGTCCCGGCGCCACACCCGCTCACTGCGCGTCAAGGACCGGGACCCTGGGCCGCCCCCATGTCTCCCCGCCCTCCCGTCCCCAGGGGACGATATGCCCATCCCCAGCGTCCGTTTCCGCCAGTGAACCACGACAGCAAAAGAAAAGGGGAGCGACCGCCATGAAGCGAACGCTGTGCTCGAGCCTTGTCCTCTCGCTGCTGGCCACCGGCTGCGCCACCACCGGTGTCCAGGGCCTGGCGTTGGGAGACGCCGCCGAGGAGTCCCTGCTCCTGCAGGGAGACGCCATCACCGGCCCCACCTCCACGCTGAGCATCTCCGGCAACAGCCTGCGCGGCCGCTACCGCCTGCACCCGGTGGCGCTCCAGTGGGACTACCAGCTGCTCACGGGCTCGGTGGCCCAGCAGGGCGCGCGGCTGGAGCTGGCCGAGGGAGACGACACCCGCGTCTGGGGCACCTTCGGTGGCCAGCTGGTGGACCTCACCGAGGACGGCACGTGGCTGCACGGCCGGGTGGGCCCCTGCGCCTATCTGCTGAAGCGGGAGGCGGAGACGCTCTCGGGCGTGCGCGAGTGCGGGGGAGCGCGCGAGTCGGACATCGTCGTGGCCTTCCCCTCGGCCATCCACTCGCGCCCGCTGGGTGAGCGGGCCGCGCTGATGACGCTGGCGCTCGTCAACGTCCGGGCCCCCGTCGTCACCACGCCCGTGGCGGTCTCCACCGGTGTGCTCACCGACCTGCGCAACGCGCAGGGGAGCTCCAGTTGCAAGAAGGGCTACTGACGGCCCCTCCCAGCCAGGGCCGAGGCGCGCTCCATCTCCCGGGGGAGAGGTGGGGCGCGTCGTTTTTTCCGGGCGTCCCGCGATATGCGCGTCAAAGCCCGGGCGTTCTTCGCGGCGGATGCACCCACCACCCTCCTCGGGTGGTGGGGGGGACACTCCAAGGCAGTGGCCGACCGCGAGCCTTGGAAGAAGCATCCATGAAGGGGCGGCAACGCTCCCGTCACCATCAGGATGGGAGCGTCCGCGCTCCGACTCCTCGAGAGGGGTGGCGGAGCGCGGGTTCTTCCTTCAGGCCCTCACGTCAGGTGCCGGCGGCGGCGGCCAGCGCGGGCGGTTCGTGGGGCTCGATGAGGCCGTACTGGCCATCCTTGCGCCGGTAGACGATGCCCAGCGCGTCCGACTCCACGTTGTGGAACACGTAGAAGTCGTTGTTCATCAGGTTCATCTGCATCACCGCCTCGTCCACCGACAGCGGCTTGACGGTGAGCTGGGTGGAGCTCACCACGCGCGTCGCGACGGCCACGGGCGTCGCGGGCGGGGCGACGGTGAGCTTGGGCGAGGGCGTTTCCACCGCCAGCTCCTCCACATCCGGAACCTCGAAGACGGCGTGCCGCACCCTCATCTGGTTCAACAGGTCCTGTCGGTGGTGGACGCGCTCCTTGCCGTGATGGTTCTTGAGCTTGTCGCGGTAGCGACGCAACTGGCGTTCGATCTTGTCCATCGCCAGGTCGATGGACGCGTACATGTCCTCGCTCTTCTCCCGCCCGCGCAGCACCCAGGCGCCGGAGTGGACGGTGATGTCAGCGTGATGGATGCGACCGGCTTCCAACGACAAAACGACGTGTGCCTCTCCTGCTCTGTCCAACAGCTTGTTCACCCGCTCGACCTTCTCGCGTGCGTACTCCTTGAGGGAATCCGACGCCCCGAACTGACGGAAGGTGATGTTGAACTGCATGCGTGGCTGCCTCCTAGGGTGAGGGGAGCTGCGTGACAGATCAGAAACGTTCTGACCTCGGGAAAGCAACCCATCCCCCCGGGTTGACTCTTCCCGA
This genomic interval from Myxococcus guangdongensis contains the following:
- the dtd gene encoding D-aminoacyl-tRNA deacylase is translated as MRAVVQRVLEASVTVDGQKVSDIGPGLLVLLGVGKGDTEADVAWMVEKLATLRIFEDTAGKMNLSLEDTSRQLIVVSQFTLYGDARKGRRPSFIDAMEPTVAKALYEKACEGLRLRGLSVGTGIFAADMKVALVNDGPVTLLLESPGTTAAAPKP
- a CDS encoding PTS sugar transporter subunit IIA, which gives rise to MRIAEFLSPQAVIADMQSRTKQEVLRELSATLAQAHPPLLEERLVEVLREREKLGSTGIGEGVAIPHGKLPGMTQLQAAFGVSRAGVDFEAIDGKPTHLFFALVAPENSAGVHLKALARISRLFKNPRFRAAILEAPTAADIHALIIQEDARP
- the hpf gene encoding ribosome hibernation-promoting factor, HPF/YfiA family, yielding MQFNITFRQFGASDSLKEYAREKVERVNKLLDRAGEAHVVLSLEAGRIHHADITVHSGAWVLRGREKSEDMYASIDLAMDKIERQLRRYRDKLKNHHGKERVHHRQDLLNQMRVRHAVFEVPDVEELAVETPSPKLTVAPPATPVAVATRVVSSTQLTVKPLSVDEAVMQMNLMNNDFYVFHNVESDALGIVYRRKDGQYGLIEPHEPPALAAAAGT